A genomic window from Glycine max cultivar Williams 82 chromosome 17, Glycine_max_v4.0, whole genome shotgun sequence includes:
- the LOC102665126 gene encoding uncharacterized protein yields the protein MQKKNPKEECKDIMTRGRRAILAEDEGRLVAENQDVVAEKEKEEEKEDEDDQLNEGPINEKREEEKKSKSERAREKKKEAAPAEGRKVPYPLDMLTRKSKYIHSDTIVMEGNCSAVIQRILQPKHKDPGSVTIPCSIGAVLVGKALIDLGASINLMLLSMCWRMGELEIMPTRMTLQLADHSITRPYGVIEDVLV from the exons AtgcagaaaaaaaatccaaaggaggagtgtaaggataTCATGACCAGGGGTAGGAGAGCCATTCTTGCTGAAGATGAGGGTAGGTTGGTTGCTGAAAACCAAGATGTTGTTGctgaaaaagagaaggaagaagagaaggaagatGAGGATGATCAATTGAATGAGGGACCAATAa atgagaAGAGAGAAGAGGAGAAGAAGAGTAAGAGTGAGCGTGCCCGTGAGAAGAAAAAGGAGGCAGCTCCAGCTGAAGGGAGAAAGGTGCCATATCCACTG GACATGCTAACCCGAAAGAGCAAGTATATACATAGTGACACCATTGTTATGGAAGGAAACTGTAGTGCAGTGATTCAACGCATCCTTCAacccaagcacaaagatccAGGCAGTGTCACCATCCCTTGCTCTATTGGTGCAGTTTTAGTTGGTAAGGCTCTTATTGACTTAGGAGCTAGCATTAATTTGATGTTGCTCTCCATGTGTTGGAGAATGGGAGAGCTAGAGATAATGCCAACACGAATGACACTGCAGTTAGCAGACCACTCCATCACCAGACCATACGGAGTTATAGAGGATGTTTTGGTCTGA